The following are encoded together in the Variovorax sp. PBS-H4 genome:
- the shkS gene encoding surface-behavior sensor histidine kinase ShkS, with protein sequence MMGNSSFAGLGNSSFASLTPAPASADEAEPWVRGELIRSLMRASRGSYLLAAALMPAMVGLSWGHVPAWQLFVWLAIGISATACRIWGEQVYGRHYADRDSAAQQYFVERYRHLWSASAFAWGLSILIFFERTPLVNQFMSWLIVAGVATFPLNGLALHPPLLKRYVNTLFVTMLAAIVFRVIELKFERPHFHYGFLLLPGLHWWLLLRAGRRIHETARNSFELLFHNHILINSLTQQRQAAVSAVAMKNRFLASAAHDMRQPVLALSLYADWLRNEPELVAEIAPKIVRATHAVNALFDSLFDLARIDSGQVRLHIERVDVAQLLHDLELQYRPVAEAKGLSFRMHVSSGTVLTDPIRVRRMIGNLLANAIKYTAEGGVLLASRHTRDGLRVEVWDTGIGIAREHLRDVFLEFYKVADHAGTSDGFGLGLAIVARLSHALGHPVSVRSRLGRGSVFRVALHDADESQAQTRISGAVG encoded by the coding sequence ATGATGGGTAATTCGTCCTTCGCGGGGCTTGGCAACTCGTCCTTTGCCAGCCTCACGCCGGCGCCGGCCTCTGCCGACGAGGCCGAACCGTGGGTGCGCGGCGAGCTGATCCGCAGCCTGATGCGGGCCTCGCGCGGCTCCTACCTGCTGGCTGCGGCGCTGATGCCGGCGATGGTGGGCCTGAGCTGGGGGCATGTACCCGCCTGGCAACTCTTCGTCTGGCTGGCCATCGGCATCAGTGCCACGGCTTGCCGCATCTGGGGGGAGCAGGTCTACGGCCGCCACTATGCCGATCGCGATTCCGCCGCCCAGCAGTACTTCGTCGAACGCTACCGGCATCTCTGGAGCGCCAGCGCGTTCGCCTGGGGCCTGTCGATCCTGATCTTCTTCGAGCGCACGCCGCTGGTGAACCAGTTCATGAGCTGGCTTATCGTCGCCGGCGTGGCCACTTTCCCGCTCAACGGGCTGGCGCTGCATCCGCCGCTGCTCAAGCGCTACGTCAACACGCTGTTCGTCACCATGCTGGCGGCGATCGTCTTCCGCGTCATCGAGCTCAAGTTCGAGCGCCCGCATTTCCATTACGGTTTCCTGCTGCTGCCGGGGCTGCACTGGTGGCTGCTCCTGCGCGCCGGCCGGCGCATCCACGAGACTGCGCGCAACAGCTTCGAGCTGCTGTTCCACAACCACATCCTGATCAACTCGCTGACCCAGCAGCGCCAGGCGGCCGTGTCGGCCGTGGCAATGAAGAACCGCTTTCTTGCGAGCGCGGCGCACGACATGCGCCAGCCGGTGCTGGCGCTGTCGCTCTACGCCGACTGGCTGCGCAACGAGCCGGAACTCGTGGCCGAAATCGCGCCGAAGATCGTGCGCGCCACGCACGCGGTCAATGCCTTGTTCGACTCGCTGTTCGACCTGGCCCGCATCGACTCGGGCCAGGTTCGGCTGCACATCGAGCGGGTCGACGTTGCCCAGCTGCTGCACGACCTCGAGCTGCAGTACCGCCCGGTCGCCGAGGCCAAGGGCCTGAGCTTCCGCATGCACGTGAGCTCCGGCACGGTGCTGACCGACCCGATCCGCGTGCGCCGCATGATCGGCAACCTGCTGGCCAATGCCATCAAGTACACGGCCGAGGGCGGCGTGCTGCTGGCTTCGCGCCACACCCGGGACGGCCTGCGGGTGGAGGTGTGGGACACCGGCATCGGCATCGCGCGCGAGCACCTGCGCGACGTGTTCCTGGAGTTCTACAAGGTCGCTGACCACGCTGGTACGTCCGATGGCTTCGGCCTCGGCCTGGCGATCGTGGCGCGGCTGTCGCACGCGCTGGGCCATCCCGTGAGCGTGCGCTCCAGGCTCGGCCGCGGCAGCGTGTTCCGTGTGGCCCTGCACGACGCCGACGAGTCGCAAGCCCAGACCCGCATCTCCGGCGCGGTCGGATAA
- a CDS encoding LuxR C-terminal-related transcriptional regulator, producing MSIYVIDDHPLMRDAIVMVLRRLRPAETIVELERLDKLASAVKQHGEPGLFCLDLKLPDVTGVSGVIAVKKIYPDVPVAVYSASPAGDMEEACIEAGADTYIEKSASSAELTAALRGLLMADTEAEEPVAAASSKLSKRQTQLIAMLDQGMSNRDIATELDISEHTVKVHLWRLFRRLGVKSRTQALHHARTNGLLSSNS from the coding sequence ATGAGTATCTATGTCATCGACGACCACCCCTTGATGCGCGACGCCATCGTGATGGTGCTGCGGCGCCTGCGGCCGGCTGAGACCATCGTGGAGCTCGAACGGCTGGACAAGCTGGCCAGCGCGGTCAAGCAGCATGGGGAGCCTGGCCTGTTCTGCCTCGACCTGAAGCTTCCCGACGTGACGGGGGTTTCGGGAGTGATCGCGGTGAAGAAGATCTATCCCGACGTGCCGGTGGCGGTCTACTCGGCCTCGCCGGCCGGCGACATGGAAGAGGCCTGCATCGAGGCCGGCGCGGACACCTACATCGAGAAGTCGGCCAGTTCGGCCGAGCTCACCGCCGCGCTGCGGGGGCTCTTGATGGCCGATACCGAGGCCGAGGAACCGGTGGCCGCGGCCAGCAGCAAGCTCTCGAAGCGCCAGACCCAACTGATCGCCATGCTGGACCAGGGCATGAGCAACCGCGACATCGCGACCGAGCTCGACATCAGCGAGCACACGGTGAAGGTGCACCTGTGGCGACTCTTCAGGCGTCTTGGCGTCAAGAGCCGCACGCAAGCGCTGCACCATGCCCGCACGAACGGGCTGCTCTCCAGTAACAGCTAG